A stretch of DNA from Archangium lipolyticum:
CAGTGACAGCAGGTCCCCCGCGTCGACACCCGTCTCGCGCCGCCGCTGGACGAGGCCCGAGACGAGCGCGTCCAACTGGTTCACCGCCGCCTTGTAGCCGAGGTTCTCCGGCGTGGGCAGCCATTCGGGCATCAGCAGGGCATGCACCTTGGCGAAGTGCTCCATCACCCGGGCGAGCGCGGGGCCCACCGACTCCGCCTCTTCCTCCATGTCCAGGTCGAACAGGCATTTGACGGCGATGCCGAGCGTGAGCCGCATCATGTCCGCGTAGACGTCGCGGACCTCGCCGTCCCGCCAGGACGCGAGCTGGCGCTGGGAGTGCTCGACCATCACCCGCCCGTAGGTGGCCAGGCGCTGGCGGTGGAAGGCGGGCTGCATGAGCCGGCGCTGCCGCAGCCAGAAATCGCCCTCGCTGGTGAGCAACCCGTTGCCGAGCAGGCGGCCCCCCATCAGCTTCCGCTGGAGCTTGTCCTTGATGTAGTGCCGATGCCGGGAGACGAGCACATGCTCGATGTGCTCCGGGAGCTGGAGCATATACGTGGGCTGCCCCATGAAATGGATGTACACCACGTCGCCGTACTCGCGGACACAGCGCGTGATGAAGGCCAGCGGATCCTTCGCGTAGTCGACCACGGGCCCGAGAATGGGCATGCCTCGGGGACCCGGGGGAAGCAGCTCTCGCGGTGCGCTCATGGACTGGAGCTTGAGCGCCGCGAGGCCCGGGAGCAAGCGAAGCGTCGGAACAGGTGTCGGCTACACGGGGCCCTGACCTCGTGCCGCCACGGAAGGGTGACGCGGCAGGCGCACCGTGAAGCACGTCCCCTCCTCCGCGTTGGACGTCACGTGGATGGTGCCCCCGTGGGCGTGAACGATCTCCTGAACGATGTAGAGACCCAGCCCCAGTCCCGTGGACAACCGGTCGCTGGAGCCCGAGCCTCCCCCCCGCCAGAACGGGTCGAACAGGTGGGGCATGAGCTCGGACGGAATGGGCCGGCCCTCGTTGTGGATGGACAGCACCACCGGATCTCCCTCGCCCCACGCCTCCACCCGCACGGGCGAGTCCTCCACCCCGTGCTTCAAGGCGTTGGACACGAGGTTCTGCACCACCTGCGTGAGCCGATCCCGATCCCACTCGCCCTGTCCCTCGCCCGTGGCGACGAACGAGATGCGCCGGTGGGGATGGGCCAGCCGCAGCTCCTCGGTGACCTCGCGGACGAGGAGCAGGAAGTCCCCCGGCACGCGCTCCACCGGGATGCCTCCCCCCAGACGGCCACGCGTGAAGTCCAGCAGATCGGCGATCATCCGCCCCATGCGCTCCGCGGCCTGGCTGATGCGCGAGGTGGCGCGCTTCACCGGCTCCGGGCGCACGTCGCGCGGCAGGAGCTGTGATTGCAGCAGGATGGCCTGCAAGGGGCTGCGCAGGTCATGGCTGACGATGCCCAGCAGGCGCTCACGGAACTCGCTGGCCCGCCGGCGCTCCTCCTCGGCCTGCTTGCGCTCCGTGACATCCCGCAGCACCACGACGAAGCCG
This window harbors:
- a CDS encoding cytochrome P450 gives rise to the protein MSAPRELLPPGPRGMPILGPVVDYAKDPLAFITRCVREYGDVVYIHFMGQPTYMLQLPEHIEHVLVSRHRHYIKDKLQRKLMGGRLLGNGLLTSEGDFWLRQRRLMQPAFHRQRLATYGRVMVEHSQRQLASWRDGEVRDVYADMMRLTLGIAVKCLFDLDMEEEAESVGPALARVMEHFAKVHALLMPEWLPTPENLGYKAAVNQLDALVSGLVQRRRETGVDAGDLLSLLLQVQDEDGSRMSDQQIRDEVLTLVLAGHETTAITLAFCWHLLARHPEVEAALHRELDSVLGGRAPTVEDLPALTFTEHVVKECLRLYPPAWSLSREALEDDEVGGWRIPAGMMVLVNPWTVHRDARFYEEPEAFRPQRWADGLEQRLPRFAWFPFGGGPRLCIGVGFALMEARLVLASLAQRFRFERAPDDEVELLPSITLRPKHGVKVRLRARAG
- a CDS encoding sensor histidine kinase, which translates into the protein MNPQEPGLQEGSHARPAASQALRLLVVDDSRSDRLMAARVLRRAFPGCVLEEVEDEARWRQVLCGPRFDAAIIDYRLPWADGMELLQSIQRRWPGVPVLMLSGTVEETQAFEAVQEGLQEYLPKTDGSYALLPRSVRFALERARQRQALVEANETLRLVIEGVRGHAIFLVDAEGRVLTWNSGAEAITGYSEEEVLGQFVRPLLVPESSRSERLGREAEEAVRRGVYTGEGWRLRKDGGRFWADISVSALHGEGNTPRGFVVVLRDVTERKQAEEERRRASEFRERLLGIVSHDLRSPLQAILLQSQLLPRDVRPEPVKRATSRISQAAERMGRMIADLLDFTRGRLGGGIPVERVPGDFLLLVREVTEELRLAHPHRRISFVATGEGQGEWDRDRLTQVVQNLVSNALKHGVEDSPVRVEAWGEGDPVVLSIHNEGRPIPSELMPHLFDPFWRGGGSGSSDRLSTGLGLGLYIVQEIVHAHGGTIHVTSNAEEGTCFTVRLPRHPSVAARGQGPV